The DNA window CCCATGGCACTCCGCTCCACCCCTCCGTTCCGCGGCGACCACGTCGGCAGCCTGCTGCGCCCGCCGGAGCTGCTCGAGGCCCGGCGGCGCCACGCCGCCGGTGAGATCGACGACGCCGCCCTGCGCGAGGCGGAGGACGCGGCGATCCGCGACGTCGTGGCGATGCAGCGGGAGGTCGGCCTGCAGACCGTCACCGACGGGGAGTTCCGACGCACGTCCTGGCACATGGACTTCATCTACCGGCTGGGCGGGATCAGCTCGACCGACGACCGGCTGACCGTGTCGTTCAAGAACCGGGAGGGCGGCCTGTCCTTCGAGGCGCGCGGCCTGGCCGTCACCGACCGGATCAGCCTGCCCGAGCCGATCTTCGCCGACGACTTCGCGTTCGTGCAGTCCGTCGCCGGCGAGGTCCAGACGCCGAAGCTGACCATCCCCTCCCCCTCGATGGTCCACTACCGCGGCGGGCCCGCCTCGATCGACCCGGAGGTCTACCCCGACGTCGAGGACTACTGGACCGACCTGGCCGACGCGTACGCGGCGCAGATCCGCGCCCTCGGCGAGCAGGGGTGCACGTACCTGCAGATGGACGACACGTCGCTCGCGTACCTGAACGACCCCGCCC is part of the Euzebya sp. genome and encodes:
- a CDS encoding 5-methyltetrahydropteroyltriglutamate--homocysteine S-methyltransferase: MALRSTPPFRGDHVGSLLRPPELLEARRRHAAGEIDDAALREAEDAAIRDVVAMQREVGLQTVTDGEFRRTSWHMDFIYRLGGISSTDDRLTVSFKNREGGLSFEARGLAVTDRISLPEPIFADDFAFVQSVAGEVQTPKLTIPSPSMVHYRGGPASIDPEVYPDVEDYWTDLADAYAAQIRALGEQGCTYLQMDDTSLAYLNDPAQRQMVRDRGDDPDELLERYIDTMNRAIAAKPDGMAITTHMCRGNFQSSWAAEGGYDQVAEALLTTLDVDGFFMEFDDERSGTFAPLRHLPEGKVVVLGLMTTKTGELEDPEVLKARIDQATEHVPLDQLCLSPQCGFSSTVEGNKLTAEQQAAKLRLIVDLAEQVWG